In the genome of Planctomyces sp. SH-PL62, the window GAGGGTGGGCATGGCCGCGGTCGAGGATGTGGGGGCGGATCGACGTTCGCTGGAGGACGTCCACGGCTCGGTCGACGTGCCGACGGGCGGTGGGCGGTTCGGGCGATTTCGGCGGATGTTCTCGTTCATGGGGCCGGCTTACCTGGTGAGCGTCGGCTACATGGACCCGGGCAACTGGGCGACCGACCTGGAAGGCGGCGCGCGGTTCGGCTACGCCCTGCTCTGGGTGTTGCTGATGTCGAACGTGATGGCGCTCCTGCTCCAGACCCTGGCCGCGCGGCTGGGGGTGGTCACGCGCCACGACCTGGCGCAGGCGTGCCGGGCCGAGTATTCGCCCCGGGTCAACGCGACCCTCTGGGTGCTGGCCGAGATCGCCATCGCGGCGACCGATCTGGCCGAGATCCTGGGGACGATCATCGCCCTCAAGCTGATGTTCGGGATGCCCATGCTCCTGGGCTGCGCGATCACGGCGTTCGACACGTTCCTCCTGCTGTACCTCCAGCGCTGGGGGATGCGGAAGATGGAGGCGGTGATCCTGGCCCTGGTGGCGACGATCGGGGCCTGCTTCCTGATCCAGGTCTTCATGGCCCAGCCCGACCTCGGGGGGATGGCCGCGGGCCTCAAGCCGTCGCTGCCGCCCGGCTCGCTGTTCGTGGCGATCGGCATCCTGGGGGCGACCGTGATGCCCCACAACCTCTACCTGCATTCGGCCCTGGTGCAGACGAGGCGGATCGGGACCGACCAGCGGAGCAAGGCGACGGCCTGCCGGTACTACCTGTTCGACTCGACGATCGCGCTGAACGCGGCCTTCTTCGTGAACGCGGCGATCCTGGTCTTGAGCGCGGCGGTCTTCCACGCCAACGGCCGCGAGGTGGCGACGATCGAGGAGGCGTACGAGCTGCTCCCCGGCTTCCTGGGGGCGGCGGCGCCGATCCTCTTCGGCGTGGCCCTGCTCTGCGCCGGGCAGAGCTCGACCCTGACGGGGACGCTGGCCGGCCAGATCGTGATGGAGGGCTACCTGCACCTGCGGATCGCCCCCTGGCTGCGCCGGCTGATCACGCGGATGATCGCCCTGATCCCGGCGGTGGTCGTGATCGCCCTGGCGGG includes:
- a CDS encoding Nramp family divalent metal transporter, which translates into the protein MAAVEDVGADRRSLEDVHGSVDVPTGGGRFGRFRRMFSFMGPAYLVSVGYMDPGNWATDLEGGARFGYALLWVLLMSNVMALLLQTLAARLGVVTRHDLAQACRAEYSPRVNATLWVLAEIAIAATDLAEILGTIIALKLMFGMPMLLGCAITAFDTFLLLYLQRWGMRKMEAVILALVATIGACFLIQVFMAQPDLGGMAAGLKPSLPPGSLFVAIGILGATVMPHNLYLHSALVQTRRIGTDQRSKATACRYYLFDSTIALNAAFFVNAAILVLSAAVFHANGREVATIEEAYELLPGFLGAAAPILFGVALLCAGQSSTLTGTLAGQIVMEGYLHLRIAPWLRRLITRMIALIPAVVVIALAGERSTQGLLVLSQVILSLQLSFAVIPLIHFTSDRRNMGAFATPWWGQILAWSVAAVIVALNGYLVYGQIEEWILAASASGIFLGPIPLVWPVAAGLVLLTGSVVALLCWVLIKPIVRPSPPWRLPSRTEMDWAEALRPRSLGRIGVALEHTAADVEILNRAISLAESQGGGAELVLLHVVDSPLTALHGPMTADLETGADAEYLDSLVRVLTEKGYRAQPALLYGPDPARVLIEHLGERPVDILVVGSHGHGWVRDLLYGETVDRVRHSLDVPMLIARHDPQASAGGGNSGETDGITGLDPAIRPIP